A genome region from Thermomonospora amylolytica includes the following:
- the cbiE gene encoding precorrin-6y C5,15-methyltransferase (decarboxylating) subunit CbiE has translation MITVVGYDGSPLPAPASERLARARLVVGGARHLAAVRVPPGARTVVMGGVGAALDEIDKEAGKASGDVVVLASGDPGFFGIVRALRERGHEPHVLPALSSVAQAFARAGLPWDDALVVSAHGRDLRRAVNACRAHPKVAVLTAPGAGPAELGRALFPQHPRTFVVCEDLGGPSERVVRCRPAEATTRPWRDPNVVLVLDSGRSVGERGWIAGARPGPSSWALPEEAFEHRNSVVTKAEVRAFALARLGPRIGDMVWDIGAGSGSVAIECARFGAAAVAVERDPASCDRIRANVRAHGVRVAVSRGEAPAVLDHLPDPDAVFVGGGGPEVVRACAARALRSVVVALASVERVRPTLDALTAEGLTAQAVQLQASRLSPLPGDVHRLAATNPVFVVWGDRDAAPPPAPRPGPARRPQTLAELPEADH, from the coding sequence ATGATCACCGTGGTCGGGTACGACGGGTCGCCGCTGCCCGCTCCGGCCTCGGAGCGGCTGGCGCGGGCGCGCCTGGTCGTGGGCGGCGCCCGGCACCTGGCGGCCGTGCGGGTGCCGCCGGGCGCCCGCACGGTCGTGATGGGCGGCGTCGGCGCCGCCCTCGACGAGATCGACAAGGAGGCCGGCAAGGCGTCCGGGGACGTGGTGGTGCTGGCCAGCGGCGACCCCGGGTTCTTCGGCATCGTGCGGGCGCTGCGGGAGCGCGGCCACGAGCCGCACGTGCTGCCCGCGCTGTCGTCGGTCGCGCAGGCGTTCGCCCGCGCCGGGCTGCCCTGGGACGACGCGCTGGTGGTCTCCGCGCACGGCCGTGACCTGCGCCGCGCCGTCAACGCCTGCCGCGCCCACCCCAAGGTCGCCGTGCTGACCGCTCCCGGCGCCGGTCCCGCCGAGCTGGGCCGGGCGCTGTTCCCGCAGCATCCCCGCACGTTCGTGGTGTGCGAGGACCTGGGCGGCCCGTCCGAACGGGTCGTCCGCTGCCGCCCCGCCGAGGCCACCACCCGGCCGTGGCGCGACCCGAACGTGGTGCTCGTCCTGGACTCCGGCCGTTCCGTGGGGGAACGGGGCTGGATCGCCGGCGCCCGCCCCGGACCGTCGTCGTGGGCGCTGCCGGAGGAGGCGTTCGAGCACCGCAACTCGGTGGTCACCAAGGCCGAGGTACGGGCGTTCGCGCTGGCCAGGCTGGGTCCGCGGATCGGCGACATGGTCTGGGACATCGGCGCGGGCAGCGGCTCGGTCGCCATCGAGTGCGCCCGCTTCGGCGCCGCCGCCGTCGCCGTCGAACGCGACCCGGCGTCCTGCGACCGGATCCGCGCCAACGTCCGCGCCCACGGCGTCCGGGTTGCGGTGTCGCGCGGCGAGGCCCCCGCCGTCCTGGACCACCTGCCCGACCCCGACGCCGTCTTCGTCGGCGGCGGAGGACCCGAGGTCGTGCGCGCCTGCGCCGCCCGCGCCCTGCGCAGCGTCGTGGTCGCCCTCGCCTCCGTCGAACGCGTCCGCCCCACCCTCGACGCCCTCACCGCCGAGGGCCTCACCGCCCAGGCCGTACAGCTCCAGGCCAGCCGCCTGTCCCCGCTCCCCGGCGACGTGCACCGCCTGGCCGCCACCAACCCCGTCTTCGTCGTCTGGGGCGACCGCGACGCCGCACCGCCCCCGGCACCCCGGCCCGGACCCGCCCGCCGTCCCCAGACCCTCGCCGAACTCCCGGAGGCCGACCATTGA
- the cobJ gene encoding precorrin-3B C(17)-methyltransferase: protein MIGIVAATAAGRAAAATLAERWPGEVRPFTDTGPADALREAWRTCDQIIAFLAVGATVRILAPLLGHKTEDPAVVCVDEALQFAVPVVGGHHGANALAHRLAAALGCTAAITTASDQGNVTALDSYGDDLGFTVDNPDMLPRVGAAVLSGDPVRLAADQTWPLPPLPPNVHPDADTSLTIHISDAAVEGDGLVYRPPSLVVGVGSARGVAADEVGDLIDRALGEAGLSPASVRCVATVDLKADEAGILEAARERGWEVVTFPADVLAGVDVPNPSEVVRAEVGTPSVAEAAALRAARSFGRGAELVVAKRKTANATVAVARLVPRGRLTIVGLGPGARDLLTPRAADALRRASVVVGLDQYVDQIRDLLRPGTRVLASGLGQEEERARTAVEEARGGHAVALIGSGDAGIYAMASPALEFAGEDIEVEGVPGITAAVAAAHLLGAPLGHDHAYISLSDLHTPWEIIERRVRAAAEGDFTVCFYNPRSRARDWQLPKALAVLAEHRPPATPVGVVRNAGRPDQSVTVTTLADLDPARVDMFTVVLVGSARSRTVAGRFVTPRGYRWA, encoded by the coding sequence TTGATCGGTATCGTCGCCGCGACCGCAGCCGGCCGGGCCGCCGCCGCCACGCTGGCCGAACGCTGGCCGGGCGAGGTCCGCCCGTTCACCGACACCGGCCCGGCCGACGCCCTCCGGGAGGCCTGGCGCACCTGCGACCAGATCATCGCGTTCCTCGCCGTGGGCGCCACCGTCCGCATCCTGGCCCCGTTGCTCGGCCACAAGACCGAGGACCCCGCCGTCGTCTGCGTGGACGAGGCCCTGCAGTTCGCCGTGCCCGTCGTGGGCGGCCACCATGGCGCGAACGCCCTCGCCCACCGCCTGGCCGCCGCCCTGGGGTGCACGGCCGCCATCACCACCGCCAGCGACCAGGGCAACGTCACAGCCCTCGACTCCTACGGTGACGACCTCGGCTTCACGGTGGACAATCCGGACATGCTCCCCCGCGTGGGCGCCGCCGTCCTGTCCGGCGATCCCGTCCGCCTGGCCGCCGACCAGACCTGGCCGCTGCCCCCACTGCCGCCCAACGTCCACCCCGACGCCGACACCTCCCTCACCATCCACATCAGCGATGCGGCCGTGGAGGGGGACGGTCTGGTGTATCGGCCGCCGTCGCTGGTGGTCGGGGTCGGGTCGGCGCGCGGGGTCGCCGCCGACGAGGTGGGAGACCTGATCGACCGGGCGCTGGGCGAGGCGGGGCTTTCACCCGCATCGGTGCGCTGTGTGGCGACCGTCGATCTCAAGGCGGACGAGGCCGGGATCCTGGAGGCCGCCCGGGAACGGGGCTGGGAGGTGGTGACCTTCCCGGCGGACGTGCTGGCCGGGGTGGACGTTCCCAATCCCTCGGAGGTCGTCCGGGCGGAGGTCGGCACGCCCAGCGTGGCCGAGGCGGCGGCGTTGCGGGCGGCCCGCTCGTTCGGGCGCGGGGCCGAGCTGGTCGTGGCCAAGCGCAAGACCGCGAACGCCACCGTCGCCGTCGCCCGGCTCGTGCCCAGGGGGCGGCTGACGATCGTCGGGCTCGGGCCCGGAGCGCGGGACCTGCTCACCCCCCGGGCGGCCGACGCCCTGCGGCGGGCGTCGGTCGTCGTCGGGCTGGACCAGTACGTCGACCAGATCCGCGACCTGCTGCGGCCCGGCACCCGCGTGCTGGCCAGCGGCCTCGGCCAGGAGGAGGAACGCGCCCGTACCGCCGTCGAGGAGGCGCGCGGCGGGCACGCCGTCGCGCTGATCGGGTCGGGGGACGCCGGGATCTACGCGATGGCCAGCCCGGCGCTGGAGTTCGCCGGGGAGGACATCGAGGTCGAGGGCGTGCCCGGCATCACCGCCGCCGTCGCCGCCGCCCATCTGCTCGGCGCGCCCCTCGGCCACGACCACGCCTACATCTCCCTGTCCGACCTGCACACCCCCTGGGAGATCATCGAACGCCGGGTCCGCGCCGCCGCCGAGGGCGACTTCACCGTCTGCTTCTACAACCCGCGCAGCAGGGCCCGGGACTGGCAGCTTCCCAAGGCGCTCGCCGTCCTCGCCGAGCACCGCCCCCCGGCCACCCCGGTCGGCGTCGTCCGCAACGCCGGACGCCCCGACCAGTCGGTCACCGTCACCACGCTCGCCGACCTGGACCCGGCGCGGGTCGACATGTTCACCGTCGTGCTGGTGGGCTCGGCGCGCAGCCGCACCGTCGCCGGGCGATTCGTCACCCCCCGGGGGTACCGGTGGGCGTGA
- a CDS encoding 4Fe-4S binding protein: protein MTVTERCAGCGACLLTCPEHAIRPHGPALLVRADLCTGCLECVEICPVDAIDPTEPRRGEA from the coding sequence GTGACGGTGACCGAGCGCTGCGCCGGCTGCGGCGCCTGCCTGCTGACCTGCCCCGAGCACGCCATCCGGCCGCACGGCCCCGCCCTGCTGGTGCGGGCCGACCTGTGCACCGGCTGCCTGGAATGCGTCGAGATCTGCCCGGTGGACGCCATCGACCCCACCGAGCCCCGTCGAGGAGAAGCATGA
- a CDS encoding precorrin-8X methylmutase, which produces MTEPGPPGGTATRRPHPIEVRSYEILRSRVDLSPMPPLWRAVAERVIHASADLEYVVDLVTDEAHLERGLAALRAGAPVVADVEMVAAGITARRALCRVADPAAARMARAAGLTRSAAGIRLAYSEVGPGAVWVVGCAPTALEEIIRLGVRPALVVGLPVGFVGAAESKQALRDSGLPQVSNVSEKGGSAVAAAAVNALLYHGGSR; this is translated from the coding sequence ATGACCGAGCCCGGCCCCCCGGGCGGCACCGCCACCCGCCGCCCCCACCCGATCGAGGTGCGCTCGTACGAGATCCTGCGCTCCCGGGTCGACCTGTCGCCGATGCCGCCGCTGTGGCGGGCGGTCGCCGAACGGGTCATCCACGCCAGCGCGGACCTGGAGTACGTCGTCGACCTGGTCACCGACGAGGCCCACCTGGAACGCGGGCTGGCCGCGCTGCGGGCGGGCGCGCCCGTGGTGGCCGACGTGGAGATGGTCGCCGCCGGGATCACCGCCCGCCGCGCCCTGTGCCGCGTCGCCGACCCGGCCGCCGCGCGGATGGCCAGGGCGGCGGGCCTGACCCGTTCGGCCGCCGGGATCCGGCTGGCGTACTCCGAGGTCGGCCCTGGCGCGGTGTGGGTCGTCGGCTGCGCCCCCACCGCGCTGGAGGAGATCATCCGGCTCGGCGTGCGGCCCGCGCTGGTGGTCGGCCTGCCGGTGGGGTTCGTCGGCGCCGCCGAGTCCAAGCAGGCGCTGCGCGACTCCGGGCTGCCGCAGGTGTCCAACGTCTCCGAGAAGGGCGGCTCGGCGGTCGCCGCCGCCGCCGTCAACGCCCTGCTGTACCACGGAGGCTCCCGGTGA
- a CDS encoding sirohydrochlorin chelatase, whose protein sequence is MTPLLMVGHGTRDETGVAEFGKFVDRLRARMPVDVAGGFIELSPPPLTEAVAELYGRGHRRIAAVPIVLVAAGHGKGDIPGAMAREQVRHPGLSYVYGRPLGPHPTLLALLEERLRAVMPPGEDTAVLLVGRGSTDPDANAEVHKVARLFWEGRGAGGPDQGPGLMAVEAAFVSLARPGVAEGLERCRRLGARRIVVLPYFLFPGVLPDRVVEQSLEYAAGHPELDVRCAEVIGDCDGLADLVAERYAEALAGDIRMNCDTCVYRIAMPGFEDRVGAPQTPHHHPDDPAHAHGHGHAHGHGHGH, encoded by the coding sequence ATGACGCCGCTGCTGATGGTCGGCCACGGAACCCGTGACGAGACGGGCGTCGCCGAGTTCGGCAAGTTCGTGGACCGGCTGCGCGCCCGGATGCCCGTCGACGTGGCCGGCGGGTTCATCGAACTGTCCCCGCCGCCGCTCACCGAGGCCGTCGCCGAGCTGTACGGGCGCGGCCACCGGCGGATCGCCGCCGTCCCGATCGTGCTGGTCGCCGCCGGGCACGGCAAGGGCGACATCCCCGGCGCGATGGCCCGCGAGCAGGTCCGCCACCCCGGCCTGTCGTACGTCTACGGCCGTCCCCTCGGCCCCCACCCCACCCTGCTGGCGCTGCTGGAGGAACGGCTGCGCGCCGTCATGCCCCCCGGCGAGGACACCGCCGTGCTGCTGGTGGGGCGCGGCTCCACCGACCCGGACGCCAACGCCGAGGTGCACAAGGTCGCCCGGCTGTTCTGGGAGGGACGCGGCGCGGGCGGACCCGACCAGGGGCCGGGGCTGATGGCGGTGGAGGCGGCGTTCGTGTCGCTGGCCCGTCCCGGCGTCGCCGAGGGCCTGGAACGCTGCCGCCGCCTGGGCGCCCGCCGCATCGTGGTGCTGCCGTACTTCCTGTTCCCCGGCGTCCTGCCGGACCGGGTGGTCGAGCAGTCCCTCGAGTACGCGGCCGGGCATCCCGAGCTGGACGTCCGCTGCGCCGAGGTCATCGGCGACTGCGACGGCCTGGCCGACCTGGTCGCCGAACGCTACGCCGAGGCCCTCGCCGGGGACATCCGGATGAACTGCGACACCTGCGTCTACCGCATCGCCATGCCCGGCTTCGAGGACCGGGTCGGCGCACCGCAGACCCCGCACCACCACCCCGACGACCCCGCCCACGCCCACGGCCACGGGCACGCCCACGGTCACGGCCATGGGCACTGA
- the cobC gene encoding Rv2231c family pyridoxal phosphate-dependent protein CobC, which produces MGTDGIDLRHHGDAEVGGGLADFAVNVRPGTPPAWLAERIRRSVGDLAAYPDPSAARDAVAARHGRAPDEVLLTAGAAEAFVLLARALAPRRAVVVHPQFTEPEAALRAAGHPVERAILDGDFKLDPARVPADADLVMVGNPTNPTSVLHPAAEIAALTRPGRTVVVDEAFMDCVPGEPESLAAARLPGLVVLRSLTKTWGLAGLRAGYVLAEPLLVAALAEAQPLWAVSTPALVAIEACCEPSALAEADAWAREMAAERDRFAAELGRRGLLPVPGARASFLCVRTPGARDLRERLRARGLAVRRGDTFPGLGPDWLRIAVRDPATNDTLLETLDDLRR; this is translated from the coding sequence ATGGGCACTGACGGCATCGACCTGCGGCACCACGGGGACGCCGAGGTCGGGGGAGGGCTGGCCGACTTCGCCGTCAACGTGCGGCCCGGCACCCCGCCCGCCTGGCTGGCCGAACGGATCCGCCGCTCGGTCGGCGACCTGGCCGCCTACCCCGACCCGAGCGCCGCCCGCGATGCGGTGGCCGCCCGGCACGGCCGCGCCCCGGACGAGGTGCTGCTGACCGCCGGGGCCGCCGAGGCGTTCGTGCTGCTGGCGCGGGCGCTCGCGCCGCGCCGCGCGGTCGTGGTGCACCCCCAGTTCACCGAGCCGGAGGCGGCGCTGCGGGCGGCCGGTCACCCGGTGGAACGGGCGATCCTGGACGGTGACTTCAAGCTGGACCCGGCGCGCGTCCCCGCCGACGCCGACCTGGTGATGGTCGGCAACCCCACCAACCCGACCTCGGTGCTGCACCCGGCCGCCGAGATCGCCGCGCTGACCCGCCCCGGCCGCACCGTCGTGGTGGACGAGGCGTTCATGGACTGCGTCCCCGGCGAGCCCGAAAGCCTCGCCGCCGCCCGCCTCCCCGGGCTGGTGGTGCTGCGCAGCCTCACCAAGACGTGGGGGCTGGCCGGGCTGCGCGCCGGATACGTCCTCGCCGAGCCGCTGCTGGTCGCCGCCCTGGCCGAGGCGCAGCCGCTGTGGGCGGTCTCCACCCCCGCCCTCGTCGCCATCGAGGCGTGCTGCGAGCCGTCCGCGCTGGCCGAGGCCGACGCCTGGGCGCGGGAGATGGCCGCCGAACGCGACCGGTTCGCCGCCGAACTCGGCCGCCGCGGACTCCTGCCCGTCCCCGGCGCGCGGGCCTCGTTCCTGTGCGTCCGCACCCCCGGCGCGCGCGACCTGCGCGAACGCCTGCGGGCCAGGGGCCTGGCCGTCCGGCGCGGCGACACGTTCCCCGGCCTGGGCCCCGACTGGCTGCGGATCGCCGTACGCGATCCCGCGACGAACGACACCCTGCTGGAGACGCTCGATGACCTCCGCCGCTGA
- the cobT gene encoding nicotinate-nucleotide--dimethylbenzimidazole phosphoribosyltransferase, whose translation MTSAADLAREAIYQVIAERRDIREGFLPDPVDDDVLTRVLAAAHSAPSVGLTQPWDFLVIRDPARRERIRALAEAQRQAYARSLTPARQRAFAGLKVEAIREAPVNIAVTCDPTRGGRNPLGRHAQPRTAAYSVACAVQNLWLAARAEGLGVGWVSFFSERELAAELGLPAHLEVIAYLCLGHVAEFPPAPRLALTGWARRRPLAWAVHQESYGRRGLPGEEPVDLIEQTVAAVRPLDEAAMAEARDLQSRLTKPPGALGALEDLSVRLAGLAGTCPPPVPEPAAVAIFAADHGVHAQGVSPWPQEVTAQMVANFLAGGAVVNAFAGQVGAEVTVVDVGVAADLPDAPGLLPRKVAHGTADLTRGPAMTPEQARRAMETGIEVARDLVAAGNRCLLTGDMGIANTTASAALIAAFTGLPPERVTGRGTGIDDATHRHKIEVVRAALDRARPDPADPLRVLAEVGGLEHAALAGFVLGGAAARVPVVLDGVIAGAAALVAAALCPRAVDACVAGHRSAEPGHAVTVEELGLRPLVDLELRLGEGTGALLALPLVQGAVRVLHEVATFDAAGVSDKSGHDRC comes from the coding sequence ATGACCTCCGCCGCTGACCTGGCCCGCGAGGCGATCTACCAGGTCATCGCCGAACGCCGCGACATCCGCGAGGGCTTCCTGCCCGACCCGGTCGACGACGACGTGCTCACCCGCGTGCTGGCCGCCGCCCACAGCGCTCCCTCGGTCGGCCTCACCCAGCCCTGGGACTTCCTGGTCATCCGCGATCCGGCCCGCCGCGAACGGATCCGGGCGCTGGCCGAGGCCCAGCGGCAGGCGTACGCCCGCAGCCTCACGCCCGCCCGCCAAAGGGCGTTCGCCGGGCTGAAGGTGGAGGCGATCCGGGAGGCGCCGGTCAACATCGCCGTCACCTGCGACCCCACCCGCGGCGGACGCAACCCGCTGGGCCGGCACGCCCAGCCCCGCACCGCCGCCTACTCGGTGGCGTGCGCGGTGCAGAACCTGTGGCTGGCCGCCCGCGCCGAAGGTCTCGGCGTCGGCTGGGTCAGCTTCTTCTCCGAACGCGAACTGGCCGCCGAGCTGGGCCTGCCCGCCCATCTCGAGGTCATCGCCTACCTGTGCCTGGGGCATGTGGCCGAGTTCCCGCCCGCGCCCCGGCTCGCCCTGACCGGCTGGGCGCGTCGCCGCCCGCTGGCCTGGGCCGTCCACCAGGAGTCCTACGGCCGTCGTGGCCTGCCAGGAGAGGAACCCGTGGATCTGATCGAGCAGACCGTCGCCGCCGTCCGGCCCCTCGACGAGGCCGCCATGGCCGAGGCCCGCGACCTGCAGTCCCGGCTGACCAAGCCGCCCGGCGCGCTCGGCGCCCTGGAGGACCTGTCGGTCCGGCTGGCCGGGCTCGCCGGGACCTGCCCGCCGCCGGTCCCCGAACCCGCCGCCGTCGCGATCTTCGCCGCCGACCACGGCGTGCACGCCCAGGGCGTCTCCCCCTGGCCGCAGGAGGTCACCGCCCAGATGGTGGCCAACTTCCTGGCCGGGGGCGCGGTCGTCAACGCGTTCGCCGGGCAGGTCGGCGCCGAGGTCACCGTGGTGGACGTGGGCGTGGCCGCCGACCTGCCGGACGCCCCCGGCCTGCTGCCCCGCAAGGTCGCCCACGGCACCGCCGACCTGACCCGGGGGCCCGCGATGACGCCCGAGCAGGCCCGCCGGGCGATGGAGACCGGCATCGAGGTCGCCCGCGACCTGGTCGCCGCCGGGAACCGCTGCCTGCTCACCGGCGACATGGGCATCGCCAACACCACCGCGTCGGCCGCCCTGATCGCCGCGTTCACCGGCCTGCCGCCGGAGCGGGTCACCGGCCGCGGCACCGGCATCGACGACGCCACCCACCGCCACAAGATCGAGGTGGTCCGCGCCGCCCTGGACCGGGCGCGGCCCGACCCCGCCGACCCGCTGCGGGTGCTGGCCGAGGTCGGCGGGCTGGAGCACGCGGCGCTGGCCGGGTTCGTCCTCGGCGGCGCGGCGGCCCGCGTCCCGGTCGTGCTGGACGGCGTGATCGCCGGGGCGGCGGCGCTGGTCGCGGCGGCGCTGTGCCCGCGGGCGGTGGACGCCTGCGTGGCGGGGCACCGTTCGGCCGAGCCCGGACACGCCGTTACCGTGGAGGAGCTGGGACTACGTCCGCTGGTCGACCTCGAGCTGCGGCTCGGCGAGGGCACCGGGGCCCTGCTGGCGCTGCCTCTGGTGCAGGGCGCGGTGCGCGTGCTGCACGAGGTCGCCACGTTCGACGCGGCGGGCGTCAGCGACAAGAGCGGACACGACCGCTGCTGA
- the cobA gene encoding uroporphyrinogen-III C-methyltransferase encodes MPPYLLGLRLRGRRVVVVGGGRVAQRRVPALLAAGAQVVLVAPEVTPSLEDLIADGRITWQRRPYRTGDLDGAWLVQAVSDDPKVNEAVAAEAEEARIWCVRADDAEASAAWTPASGQVGETTVGVLAGGDPRRAAGIRDAVVDGLRDATLEARHSRRKPVGVALVGGGPGDPGLITVRGRQLLAQADVVVTDRLAPRLLLDELPADVEVIDAAKIPYGRTVTQERINDYLVEHARAGRFVVRLKGGDPFVFGRGAEEVLHCARHGIPVTVVPGITSAVAVPSAAGIPVTHRGVAQEFHVVSAHVAPGHPASTVDWEGLGRSRGTLVLLMAVERMARIANALMRYGRSPDTPVAVVQDGTLPEQRTLFATLETVVEEMTAAGVRPPAIVVVGDVVDVAREIDMIRADYLAAEAGSAAPPADQHGDMGRAP; translated from the coding sequence GTGCCGCCCTACCTCCTTGGCCTGCGACTGCGCGGGCGTCGAGTCGTCGTCGTGGGCGGCGGGCGGGTCGCCCAACGCCGCGTCCCCGCGCTGCTGGCGGCCGGCGCGCAGGTGGTGCTGGTGGCCCCCGAGGTGACCCCCTCGCTGGAGGACCTGATCGCCGACGGCCGGATCACCTGGCAGCGCCGCCCGTACCGGACCGGCGACCTGGACGGCGCCTGGCTGGTGCAGGCCGTCAGCGACGACCCCAAGGTGAACGAGGCGGTCGCCGCCGAGGCCGAGGAGGCCCGGATCTGGTGCGTGCGCGCCGACGACGCCGAGGCCTCCGCCGCCTGGACCCCGGCCAGCGGCCAGGTGGGGGAGACCACCGTCGGCGTACTGGCGGGCGGCGACCCGCGCCGCGCCGCCGGGATCCGCGACGCCGTCGTGGACGGGCTGCGCGACGCCACCCTGGAGGCGCGCCACTCCCGGCGCAAGCCGGTCGGCGTGGCGCTGGTCGGCGGCGGCCCCGGCGACCCCGGCCTGATCACCGTGCGCGGCCGGCAGCTGCTCGCCCAGGCCGACGTGGTGGTCACCGACCGGCTGGCCCCCCGGCTGCTGCTGGACGAGCTGCCCGCCGACGTCGAGGTGATCGACGCCGCCAAGATCCCCTACGGCCGGACCGTCACCCAGGAACGGATCAACGACTACCTGGTCGAGCACGCCAGGGCCGGCAGGTTCGTGGTGCGCCTCAAGGGCGGCGACCCGTTCGTGTTCGGCCGCGGCGCCGAGGAGGTGCTGCACTGCGCCCGGCACGGCATCCCGGTGACCGTGGTCCCCGGCATCACCAGCGCGGTCGCGGTGCCGTCGGCGGCCGGCATCCCGGTCACCCACCGCGGCGTGGCCCAGGAGTTCCACGTGGTGTCCGCGCACGTGGCCCCCGGTCACCCCGCCTCCACCGTCGACTGGGAGGGGCTGGGCCGTTCCCGCGGCACCCTGGTGCTCCTCATGGCCGTGGAGCGGATGGCCCGCATCGCCAACGCCCTGATGCGCTATGGTCGGTCGCCTGACACGCCCGTGGCCGTCGTCCAGGACGGTACGCTTCCGGAGCAGCGGACCCTCTTCGCCACGCTGGAGACGGTGGTGGAGGAGATGACGGCGGCCGGTGTGCGGCCTCCGGCGATCGTGGTCGTGGGCGACGTGGTGGACGTGGCGCGAGAGATCGACATGATACGAGCGGACTACCTGGCCGCCGAGGCGGGCTCCGCGGCACCCCCGGCAGATCAGCATGGAGATATGGGACGGGCTCCGTGA
- a CDS encoding dynamin family protein, whose product MTSPADQSAVHGDRPGGGPAESAPETVDAAAAAAEADSAGRSDEHGDPAEETVAEPVEYTVAPDPAREVDLARVLTELRDHVDQVRLVLEVPGVEEARTAQAEIRRQLDDYVLPRIRGKSAPMLVVLGGSTGAGKSTLVNTLVGARVSATGVLRPTTSSPILVCHPDHADWFLKGPLLPDMGRVPGPAPDAIAGDQLVVISSDRLPEGLALLDSPDFDSVFEDHFEFATKLMAASDLWLCVTTAARYADAQVWQMLQRAKEQGATIGVVLSRVPQGAGAEVVDHFAEMLDEHGVGDARRFTIPETRIENSRLPEETVEEIRAWLLELAESPARRTKVIRDTFGGVLDSFRVRVPELAKHVEAQAEVRTVLREEVEAAYAAALAELDEATRNGSLLRGEVLARWQDFAGTGDLLRALRVQRGRSGHRGGRKGRRNPARLRALKAALRSGLESLIMSAAEHAAEDVLNRWRAHPAGGQILAGPADGLSGVSPELPRRVGRAVSSWQDHVLELVRTEGVTKRTVAKLVTFDEEALSIVLMIGLLGYGTADVSVEGGTSAVPQRLLKALFGAESLRGMSAKARADLRSRIGMLFDEEAIRYGQALDAAEIPDETAAVRLYQATHKLEVAR is encoded by the coding sequence GTGACATCCCCAGCAGATCAGAGCGCGGTTCACGGCGACCGGCCCGGCGGCGGGCCGGCCGAATCCGCCCCCGAGACCGTCGACGCCGCCGCGGCGGCGGCCGAGGCCGACTCCGCCGGGCGTTCCGACGAGCACGGCGACCCGGCCGAGGAGACCGTCGCCGAGCCGGTCGAGTACACCGTGGCGCCCGACCCGGCCCGTGAGGTCGACCTGGCCCGGGTGCTGACCGAGCTGCGCGACCACGTCGACCAGGTGCGGCTGGTGCTCGAGGTGCCCGGTGTGGAGGAGGCGCGCACCGCCCAGGCCGAGATCCGCCGCCAGCTCGACGACTACGTGCTGCCGCGGATCCGCGGCAAGAGCGCGCCGATGCTGGTGGTGCTCGGCGGCTCCACCGGTGCGGGCAAGTCCACCCTGGTCAACACGCTGGTCGGGGCCCGGGTCAGCGCCACCGGCGTGCTGCGGCCGACCACCTCCAGCCCGATCCTGGTCTGCCATCCCGACCACGCCGACTGGTTCCTCAAGGGGCCGCTGCTGCCCGACATGGGCCGCGTCCCCGGCCCCGCCCCGGACGCCATCGCCGGCGACCAGCTCGTGGTGATCAGCAGCGACCGGCTGCCCGAGGGCCTGGCGCTGCTGGACAGCCCCGACTTCGACTCGGTCTTCGAGGACCACTTCGAGTTCGCCACCAAGCTGATGGCGGCCTCCGACCTGTGGCTGTGCGTCACCACCGCCGCCCGGTACGCCGACGCCCAGGTCTGGCAGATGCTGCAGCGCGCCAAGGAGCAGGGCGCCACCATCGGCGTGGTGCTGTCGCGGGTGCCGCAGGGCGCCGGCGCGGAGGTGGTCGACCACTTCGCCGAGATGCTGGACGAGCACGGCGTCGGCGACGCCCGCCGGTTCACCATCCCCGAGACCCGGATCGAGAACAGCCGGCTGCCGGAGGAGACCGTCGAGGAGATCCGCGCCTGGCTGCTGGAGCTGGCCGAGAGCCCGGCCCGGCGCACCAAGGTCATCCGCGACACGTTCGGCGGCGTGCTGGACAGCTTCCGGGTCCGCGTTCCCGAGCTGGCCAAGCACGTCGAGGCGCAGGCCGAGGTGCGCACCGTGCTGCGCGAGGAGGTCGAGGCCGCCTACGCCGCCGCGCTGGCCGAGCTGGACGAGGCCACCCGCAACGGGTCGCTGCTGCGCGGCGAGGTGCTGGCCCGCTGGCAGGACTTCGCCGGCACCGGTGACCTGCTGCGCGCGCTGCGGGTCCAGCGCGGCCGCAGCGGCCACCGCGGCGGCAGGAAGGGACGCCGCAACCCGGCCCGGCTGCGGGCGCTCAAGGCCGCGCTGCGGTCCGGGCTGGAGTCGCTGATCATGTCGGCCGCCGAGCACGCCGCCGAGGACGTGCTGAACCGCTGGCGGGCGCACCCGGCCGGCGGGCAGATCCTGGCGGGCCCGGCGGACGGCCTGTCCGGGGTGTCCCCGGAGCTGCCGCGCCGTGTCGGCCGGGCGGTCTCCTCCTGGCAGGACCACGTGCTGGAACTGGTCCGCACCGAGGGCGTCACCAAGCGCACGGTGGCCAAGCTGGTCACCTTCGACGAGGAGGCGCTGTCCATCGTCCTGATGATCGGCCTGCTCGGGTACGGCACCGCCGACGTGTCGGTCGAGGGCGGCACCAGCGCGGTGCCGCAGCGGCTGCTCAAGGCGCTGTTCGGGGCCGAGTCGCTGCGCGGCATGAGCGCCAAGGCCCGCGCCGACCTGCGCAGCCGCATCGGCATGCTGTTCGACGAGGAGGCGATCAGGTACGGCCAGGCGCTGGACGCCGCCGAGATCCCCGACGAGACCGCCGCCGTCCGGCTGTACCAGGCCACCCACAAGCTGGAGGTCGCCCGATGA